A genomic segment from Acinetobacter chinensis encodes:
- a CDS encoding IS91 family transposase: MPRLTAPRRQAEVCAPLPAAHAAARYARHLPERTLLYALVQAHYPDFIARLEAEDRPLPEYVREEFETYLRCGVLEHGFLRVVCEHCRAERLVAYSCKKRGLCPSCGARRMAESARHLVDEVFGPRPVRQWVLSFPYPLRFLFASKPEAIGPVLGIVHRVIAGWLADQAGVPRDTAQCGVVTLIQRFGSALNLNIHFHMLWLDGVYEDTTERPQRKPRLHRTRAPTSAQLTELANTIAHRVCRHLSRRGWLEGEDESVFLSDSAGSDDGMDGLRMSSMTYRIATGRDAGRKVVTLQTLPGDAGPLEGDAGKVGGFSLHAGVAAEAHESHKLEKLCRYITRPAISEQRLSISPQGRVRYQLKTPWRNGTTHVEWDAVDFIAKLAALVPPPRAHLTRFHGVFAPNANLRAQLTPSGRGRRPAGDAAPVDVSAHDEPRSPEQKRRAMSWAQRLKRVFSIDITTCAHCGGAVRIVASIEDPKAIRAILAHFEKHGALEQAHYRPAARAPPPAA, encoded by the coding sequence GTGCCGCGCCTGACCGCACCCCGGCGGCAGGCCGAGGTGTGCGCGCCACTGCCGGCCGCCCACGCCGCTGCGCGTTACGCGCGCCACCTGCCCGAGCGCACGCTGCTGTACGCGCTAGTGCAGGCGCACTACCCGGACTTCATCGCGCGTCTTGAGGCCGAAGACCGCCCGCTGCCCGAGTATGTGCGCGAGGAGTTCGAGACCTACCTGCGCTGCGGCGTGCTCGAGCACGGCTTCCTGCGCGTGGTCTGCGAGCACTGTCGTGCCGAGAGGCTGGTGGCGTATTCCTGCAAGAAGCGCGGGCTGTGCCCGAGCTGCGGCGCACGGCGCATGGCCGAGTCGGCGCGGCATCTGGTGGACGAGGTGTTCGGCCCGCGGCCGGTGCGGCAATGGGTGCTGAGTTTCCCGTACCCGTTGCGCTTCCTGTTCGCCAGCAAGCCTGAGGCGATCGGCCCGGTGCTGGGCATCGTGCATCGTGTGATCGCCGGTTGGCTTGCCGATCAGGCCGGCGTGCCGCGGGATACGGCGCAATGCGGCGTGGTGACCCTGATCCAGCGCTTCGGCAGCGCGCTGAATCTCAACATCCACTTCCACATGCTGTGGCTCGACGGCGTGTACGAGGACACCACCGAGCGTCCGCAGCGCAAGCCGCGCCTGCACCGCACCCGTGCGCCCACATCGGCGCAACTGACGGAACTGGCCAACACCATCGCGCATCGCGTGTGCCGGCACCTGTCGCGCCGCGGCTGGCTCGAAGGCGAAGACGAATCCGTGTTCCTGTCCGACAGCGCGGGTAGCGACGACGGCATGGATGGGCTGCGGATGAGTTCGATGACCTACCGCATCGCCACCGGTCGCGACGCTGGCCGCAAGGTCGTCACGCTGCAAACGCTGCCTGGCGACGCCGGTCCGCTGGAGGGCGACGCCGGCAAGGTCGGCGGCTTCTCGCTGCATGCCGGCGTGGCCGCGGAAGCACACGAAAGCCACAAGCTCGAAAAGCTGTGCCGCTACATCACGCGCCCGGCGATCAGCGAGCAGCGGCTATCGATCTCGCCACAGGGCAGGGTGCGTTACCAGCTCAAGACGCCGTGGCGCAATGGCACCACGCATGTCGAATGGGATGCGGTGGACTTCATCGCCAAGCTGGCGGCACTGGTCCCGCCGCCACGCGCGCATCTCACCCGCTTCCACGGCGTATTCGCCCCGAATGCAAACCTGCGCGCGCAGCTGACGCCCTCGGGGCGCGGCAGGCGGCCTGCGGGCGATGCGGCGCCAGTGGACGTCAGCGCCCACGACGAGCCGCGCAGCCCCGAGCAGAAGCGCCGTGCGATGAGCTGGGCGCAACGGCTCAAGCGGGTCTTTTCCATCGACATCACCACCTGCGCCCACTGCGGCGGCGCGGTGCGGATCGTCGCCAGCATCGAAGACCCCAAGGCCATTCGCGCCATCCTCGCCCACTTCGAGAAACACGGCGCGCTGGAGCAAGCGCACTACCGGCCCGCAGCGCGCGCCCCGCCGCCCGCCGCGTGA
- a CDS encoding IS30-like element ISAba125 family transposase — protein MEYIKLSYHHLNFEDRTALMLESRKEGFSARKFAELIKRHPSTIYRELKRNSINDVYQARYASDNTFARRRRGHRKLKIDSILWKFIVEAIRCLWSPQQIAKRLKTFPDLDQTMNVSHTTIYSTIRALPKGELKKDLLSCLRHENKKRKANGEPKKDSILQDIKTIHERPAEVQERKIPGHWEADLIKGKDNKSSIATLIERNTRLCILATLPDAKAESVRKALTEALKYLPAELRKTLTYDRGREMAEHKILEEDLGIDVYFCDPHSPWQKGTCENMNGLIRQYLPKGIDLNQADQHYLNQVAMSLNTRPRKALDWLTPLEKFAQLVDYHMAFETVAPHV, from the coding sequence ATGGAGTATATAAAATTGTCATACCATCATCTTAACTTTGAAGATCGTACTGCATTAATGCTTGAGTCAAGAAAAGAAGGCTTTTCAGCCAGAAAATTTGCTGAACTTATTAAAAGACATCCTAGTACGATCTATCGTGAGCTTAAAAGAAATAGCATCAATGACGTTTATCAAGCTCGATATGCTTCTGATAACACTTTTGCTAGACGTAGACGTGGTCACAGAAAACTCAAAATCGATTCAATCCTCTGGAAATTTATTGTTGAAGCGATCCGTTGTTTATGGTCTCCTCAGCAAATAGCAAAGCGTTTAAAGACATTTCCTGATTTGGATCAAACAATGAATGTAAGCCATACAACGATTTATTCAACGATACGAGCATTACCCAAGGGTGAGTTGAAAAAAGACTTATTATCCTGTCTACGTCATGAAAATAAAAAGCGAAAAGCTAACGGTGAACCTAAAAAAGATTCTATATTACAGGATATTAAAACTATTCATGAGCGCCCAGCCGAAGTTCAAGAAAGAAAAATACCGGGTCATTGGGAAGCTGATTTAATTAAAGGTAAAGACAATAAAAGTTCGATAGCAACACTTATTGAACGAAATACACGGCTCTGTATCTTGGCAACATTACCTGATGCAAAGGCAGAATCAGTGCGCAAGGCTTTAACTGAAGCTCTGAAATATTTACCTGCAGAACTGCGTAAAACGTTGACCTATGACCGTGGACGCGAGATGGCAGAACATAAAATACTTGAAGAAGATTTAGGCATAGATGTATATTTCTGTGACCCACATTCACCCTGGCAAAAAGGCACATGCGAAAATATGAATGGTTTAATTAGGCAATATTTACCTAAAGGGATTGATTTAAATCAGGCAGATCAGCATTATTTAAATCAAGTTGCCATGTCACTGAATACTCGTCCTAGAAAGGCGTTAGATTGGCTTACACCATTAGAGAAATTTGCTCAGCTTGTTGATTATCATATGGCTTTTGAAACTGTCGCACCTCATGTTTGA
- a CDS encoding recombinase family protein produces MEKENLDIEDQIKNTPFQRVGYIRVSTKDQNPERQLHDLPFELDKTFIDHFSGKTAKRPALQEMFDYVRSGDIVYAHDVFRLARSLIDLVTIVQKLNKKGVSVHIVKNNLNFTPNSDDKFDKFQLHVLGAVAELERGIISENQAEGIKLAKKKKGKYKGRSPAITEEKLKELIHTLKNKDDSYPFTQIAKDYGVSYMTLIRYRKKYAKQINAQSD; encoded by the coding sequence ATGGAAAAAGAAAATTTAGATATTGAAGATCAAATTAAAAACACACCCTTTCAAAGAGTGGGGTATATCCGTGTATCCACTAAAGACCAAAACCCTGAAAGACAGCTCCATGATCTACCCTTTGAGCTAGATAAAACTTTTATTGATCATTTTAGCGGAAAGACTGCCAAACGCCCTGCACTTCAGGAAATGTTCGATTATGTCCGTAGTGGGGACATTGTGTACGCTCATGATGTTTTTAGATTGGCACGTAGCTTGATTGACCTTGTAACCATTGTTCAAAAGCTAAATAAAAAAGGAGTGTCTGTTCATATTGTCAAAAATAACCTGAACTTTACCCCCAATTCAGATGACAAGTTCGATAAGTTTCAACTCCATGTATTAGGCGCTGTAGCTGAACTTGAAAGGGGTATTATTAGTGAGAATCAAGCAGAGGGAATTAAATTAGCTAAAAAAAAGAAAGGTAAATACAAGGGAAGATCGCCTGCGATTACAGAAGAAAAACTAAAAGAGTTAATTCATACCCTTAAAAATAAGGACGATTCATACCCTTTCACTCAAATAGCTAAAGATTATGGTGTTAGTTATATGACTTTAATTCGATATAGGAAAAAGTATGCAAAACAAATTAACGCCCAGTCTGATTGA
- a CDS encoding zeta toxin family protein, which translates to MDNQYKLSDEEHSLVFEKIKADFLNNSLSIVSPKVVITGGQPASGKGKLARDSIDQFKDKGGSVIIDPDQLRAYHPKYNELQKLDDKTSSGFTHHDAKKWSLELIEEAISHKKNIVLDQTSADFQTLKNTVQNFRDKGYKDVELKIMAVPEITSRQGIYHRYEMEKALYETGRFVNIDIHSEIYHKLENTIEQLKDEPIVDKLTVYDRHYNAIEQKDFKAERERPFSDQERQQHEYKWFKVIEAMQTRFAPYTEVEIVKGLQESDRLKLNNQKLVSEVTQVDESTGEKMDVKIVSNLTSNLLVAKDDFEKQDGYLSKNIKVDGEDNLVMFRQNRDHLELINVTKNEMMLDKPIGNHDSKQPESTALQVYMEVKEKLNNLENKILMKVDEQLSNKPKAPEVKGDSKAEVSQFQSKAPELDKHQIIKEVRIQLKQEGKLGADFAKSANGLSVAHGDYIKLNEAYSQKDGLFKTTNLPKDAEIKITGHTTKKGETYATGVHNNSNVELKIRSVEARYGDQYVKRYETNPEVKQAVDQRVIAQQTTFKSLSASRVQELSQSSPKQDKPTSGMKF; encoded by the coding sequence ATGGACAACCAATACAAACTAAGTGACGAAGAACATAGCCTTGTATTTGAGAAAATTAAAGCTGATTTTCTGAATAACTCACTGTCTATAGTCAGCCCTAAAGTCGTCATTACTGGCGGTCAGCCTGCATCGGGTAAAGGCAAGTTGGCAAGAGATTCTATAGATCAGTTCAAAGATAAAGGCGGGAGTGTAATTATTGACCCCGATCAATTAAGAGCCTATCACCCCAAGTATAATGAACTGCAAAAATTGGATGATAAAACATCTTCAGGATTCACCCACCATGATGCTAAAAAGTGGAGTTTAGAATTAATTGAAGAAGCTATAAGCCATAAGAAAAATATTGTTCTTGACCAAACAAGTGCAGATTTTCAAACCTTAAAAAATACAGTTCAAAATTTCAGAGATAAAGGCTACAAAGACGTTGAATTAAAAATAATGGCTGTGCCTGAAATTACATCACGACAAGGTATATACCATCGTTATGAAATGGAAAAGGCGCTGTATGAAACTGGGCGTTTCGTCAATATTGATATTCATAGTGAAATTTATCACAAGCTAGAAAACACAATAGAACAGTTAAAAGATGAACCCATAGTAGACAAGCTAACCGTTTATGACCGTCACTATAACGCTATTGAACAAAAGGACTTTAAAGCTGAAAGGGAAAGACCATTTTCAGATCAGGAGCGCCAACAGCATGAATATAAATGGTTCAAAGTAATAGAAGCAATGCAAACACGCTTTGCCCCATATACAGAGGTTGAGATTGTAAAGGGGCTTCAGGAAAGTGACAGACTTAAATTGAATAATCAAAAACTGGTTAGTGAAGTGACCCAAGTTGATGAAAGTACAGGTGAGAAAATGGACGTAAAAATAGTCAGTAACTTAACTAGCAACTTACTTGTTGCCAAAGATGATTTTGAAAAACAAGATGGTTATTTATCTAAAAATATCAAAGTTGATGGCGAGGACAATTTAGTTATGTTCCGTCAAAATCGAGATCATCTTGAGTTAATCAATGTTACTAAAAATGAAATGATGCTCGATAAGCCGATCGGTAATCATGATTCAAAACAACCTGAATCTACGGCATTACAGGTTTATATGGAGGTTAAAGAAAAGTTAAATAACCTTGAAAATAAAATTTTAATGAAAGTAGATGAACAGCTATCAAATAAACCTAAAGCGCCTGAAGTGAAAGGAGATAGTAAGGCTGAAGTATCTCAATTTCAAAGCAAAGCCCCAGAGCTAGATAAACACCAAATCATTAAAGAAGTCCGAATACAGCTAAAGCAAGAGGGGAAATTGGGTGCTGATTTTGCTAAGTCAGCTAATGGGCTATCCGTTGCTCATGGTGACTATATCAAGCTCAATGAAGCATACAGTCAAAAAGATGGTTTATTTAAAACCACTAATTTACCTAAAGACGCTGAAATTAAAATCACAGGTCACACAACTAAAAAAGGTGAAACCTATGCAACAGGCGTTCATAACAATTCAAATGTAGAGTTAAAAATCAGAAGTGTTGAAGCCCGCTATGGTGATCAATATGTGAAACGCTATGAAACCAATCCTGAAGTAAAACAGGCTGTAGATCAGAGAGTGATAGCACAGCAAACAACATTTAAATCTTTATCTGCTTCAAGGGTACAGGAGTTAAGCCAGTCAAGCCCAAAGCAGGATAAGCCCACTTCAGGCATGAAATTTTAA
- a CDS encoding thermonuclease family protein, translating to MNKLFCITLFLFSAYCHADYYGKVTYVLDGDTVSITKPNNTKWRVRLSFIDAPEVANNAKNSPTQPYGQQSKQYLMSMVLNKTVLVKEHGTDNNGRFLGELYLNKLNVNKAMVASGYAWAYRYNLPDRTYIDLENNARSKKIGLWKSPNPINPYDWRKKY from the coding sequence ATGAATAAGCTTTTTTGTATTACCCTTTTTTTGTTTTCAGCATACTGTCACGCTGATTATTACGGCAAAGTCACTTACGTTTTAGACGGTGATACTGTGAGTATCACAAAACCAAACAACACTAAATGGCGGGTTAGACTGTCATTCATAGATGCCCCTGAAGTTGCCAATAATGCTAAAAATTCGCCTACACAGCCTTATGGTCAACAATCGAAACAATATTTAATGTCTATGGTCTTAAACAAAACGGTACTCGTTAAAGAGCATGGAACTGATAACAATGGTAGGTTTCTTGGTGAGCTGTACTTGAATAAATTAAATGTGAATAAAGCAATGGTCGCCAGTGGCTACGCTTGGGCTTATCGCTACAATCTTCCTGATAGAACATACATAGATTTAGAGAATAATGCTCGATCAAAAAAAATCGGGTTATGGAAAAGTCCTAACCCGATTAACCCCTATGACTGGCGAAAGAAATATTAA